In a single window of the Drosophila miranda strain MSH22 chromosome XL, D.miranda_PacBio2.1, whole genome shotgun sequence genome:
- the LOC108153220 gene encoding probable Ras GTPase-activating protein isoform X4 gives MGRRTYLSRGSALAYPSRVEGWLDVCETEGELTRLIKTLPWGPLYCVLQQDDQSFTAYCSEEISLGDVCYEDAPRVRLDRVRRPAKALWDGPPTLAEENEDSDTCTGGMSGISDIVLNTTLYTDLGEYKSKTLPRIHFDTALNDTSLNEDTSYEKACRRGSAPTTPILGSKQHQQQEHNATSRFTNFFTKKSNPLKRTKSVTKLERTKRGSGGLRGSRSHESLLSSHAVMSTIDLSCTGAVGVAPVHQSVLGRRHCFQVRGGPRGERYYSCGSRQERDLWIYSLRKSIAPNAEHTRRTDNSLKMWVYEAKNLPAKKKYFCELQLDKTLYGRTSVKLQTDLLFWGEHFDFPDIPEINVITVNVFREVDKKKKRDKYQFVGSVKIPVHEVTSRLPCEHWYPILSDKAGDSLGRHSGNGKEGNGSSGKDREKEQVPTLRIKCRFQSTDILPINVYGNFLAYLKDNYKRVCETLEPVIGVKAKEDIGQALVLLMHAQGLAGAFLTDVVALDLLRVGDQRLTFRGNSLATKSMEAFLKLTGEQYLQDTLSAPINELIHSERDCEVDPTKASGSSAGSLQRQQAALRAAVRNAWQCIYESHKHFPAQLRNCFATFRERLQQLGRQDMADNLISASIFLRFLCPAILSPSLFNITSELPSARATRNLTLVAKTLQTLANFTRFQGKENFMEFLNDFLEQEADRMQQFLEIISSRPEHPTPDSILDWAGYIDQGKQLSILHSLLSESLAKLPEARQHELDPLQHILDDITKAREQGNLGMALPGGYLPTSTHSIATSENQENRQPGTTAGGMGIGMAASSSSSSAGGGLAELLPQQTQLAQPQHAIVSKPLSAERGIMRGVLTPNSLEKNIFRYNDPTVNGILLQQQQQQQQQQQQQQQQQQQQHPMQLLSNSQSSIAGVGVGQQYGGGLQHAQSQSSMASSSLNGSSSNLLHSHTQQQQQQHLHHPSQHIHCPPGPQTSASSTMERMDRMERLGQTYQYVVNGSGHIHGHGHQNGNEYEGSHSQSPSSTTRSRTLPRNGNGSPGNGNANANANPNNNNQSGGSYDDMHDREFQIQISGLDTSSAFVRKSPTPMMKSTSAGGLGGVSAGGAGRMHQHKLNLGIPDHSGSGSGYPRQQQQQQQQQQQLQHQSNLHPNSNMPKNLEDLDDLLKYAEEHDVVEHHQHQPQHPQQGGHLKPMAGAAAAGPAPGNSSSNKEQLSAKSSHCSSGYQSISTNPSPSQSSSPVESQLKAAMNHPHHNAPLAFKNPSYQLQNGPQPRGGTTASIATPQQQQQQQQQQFGQRLKKPLGAGVVAARAAFLNSGGALDPATLTPSSSDEQLSAENYFSYAAAAAAGAGAGSTKMEAQRSLSGGSSSSTSASVSNLGGKGSAAAYGRLNGGGPLKREDVYGSAGGVSIGYAMSTPGHHQHPHAHPHHHQQLQQHQHQPQQQLQDQMKQQYPGSTAGSVGSSTSATQRRLSLDSARTLSDSSTDTEGHCSQLQEGKRRRQLRSSGGGGGGGASTTTESGLGKVYDQNGEIQLLQQKLDTLRHTLDRDEAELRDSSDELFLQRAAGSNGSNNLSLQSESTMRSIIDRLITMEEELRREQLKMSLALSHKQRVIEEQGQQIAALDAANSRLLSALTALRQRYETQQQAQQHQTPPPKNQKPQ, from the exons aaACCGAAGGCGAACTGACACGGCTCATCAAGACCCTGCCCTGGGGCCCGCTCTACTGTGTCCTGCAACAGGATGACCAGAGCTTCACGGCCTACTGCAGCGAGGAGATATCG CTGGGTGACGTCTGCTACGAGGATGCGCCACGTGTGCGCCTGGATCGGGTCCGACGTCCGGCAAAAGCTCTCTGGGACGGACCGCCCACATTGGCCGAGGAGAACGAGGACTCGGACACATGTACGGGCGGAATGAGTGGCATCAGTGACATTGTGCTCAATACGACCCTCTACACTGATCTAG GTGAGTACAAATCGAAGACACTGCCGCGTATACATTTCGATACGGCGCTAAACGATACATCCCTCAATGAAG ATACTTCCTATGAGAAGGCCTGTCGCCGGGGATCAGCGCCTACAACGCCCATTCTGGGCAGCaaacagcaccagcagcaggagcacaACGCCACGTCGCGTTTTACAAATTTCTTTACCAAAAA ATCCAATCCCTTGAAGCGCACCAAATCGGTGACGAAACTGGAGCGCACAAAGCGTGGATCGGGCGGATTGAGAGGCTCTCGTTCGCATGAGAGTCTGCTGTCGAGTCATGCGGTTATGTCCACGATTG ATCTCTCCTGCACTGGGGCTGTGGGCGTGGCACCCGTCCACCAGTCGGTGCTGGGACGCAGGCATTGCTTTCAGGTGCGCGGCGGACCGCGCGGCGAACGCTACTACTCGTGCGGATCGCGGCAGGAGCGTGACCTGTGGATCTACTCGCTGCGCAAGTCGATAGCCCCGAATGCGGAGCACACGCGGCGCACCGACAACTCCCTGAAGATGTGGGTGTACGAGGCGAAGAATCTGCCCGCCAAGAAGAAGTACTTTTGCGAGCTGCAGCTGGACAAGACCCTGTACGGGCGGACGAGCGTCAAGCTGCAGACGGACCTGTTGTTCTGGGGCGAGCACTTCGACTTCCCGGACATACCGGAGATCAATGTGATCACCGTGAACGTGTTCCGGGAGGTGgacaagaagaagaagcgGGACAAGTACCAGTTCGTGGGCTCCGTGAAGATACCCGTCCATGAGGTGACCTCACGGCTGCCCTGCGAGCACTGGTACCCGATACTCAGCGACAAGGCCGGCGATAGCCTGGGCCGGCACTCGGGCAACGGCAAGGAGGgcaacggcagcagcggcaaggACCGCGAGAAGGAGCAGGTGCCGACGCTGCGTATCAAGTGCCGTTTCCAGAGCACCGACATCCTGCCAATCAATGTGTACGGAAACTTTCTGGCCTATCTGAAGGATAATTATAAGCGCGTCTGCGAGACGCTCGAGCCGGTGATCGGGGTCAAGGCCAAGGAGGACATTGGCCAGGCCTTGGTCCTGCTGATGCACGCCCAGGGGCTGGCCGGGGCCTTTCTCACCGACGTGGTGGCCCTCGATCTGTTGCGCGTGGGGGATCAGCGGCTCACGTTCCGCGGCAATTCGCTGGCCACCAAGAGCATGGAGGCATTCCTGAAGCTAACGGGCGAGCAGTACCTGCAGGACACCCTCTCGGCGCCCATTAACGAGCTGATCCATTCGGAGCGCGACTGCGAAGTGGATCCCACAAAGGCGAGCGGCTCATCAGCGGGGTCCCTGCAGCGCCAGCAGGCGGCGCTGCGTGCCGCCGTGCGCAATGCCTGGCAATGCATCTACGAGTCGCACAAGCATTTCCCCGCCCAGCTGCGCAACTGCTTTGCCACGTTCCGCGAGCGTCTGCAGCAGCTGGGCCGCCAGGATATGGCCGATAACCTGATCTCGGCCAGCATTTTCCTGCGCTTCCTGTGCCCGGCCATACTGTCGCCGTCGCTGTTCAACATCACCAGCGAACTGCCGTCGGCGCGGGCCACCCGCAACCTGACGCTGGTCGCCAAGACCCTCCAGACGCTGGCCAACTTCACCCGCTTCCAGGGCAAGGAGAACTTCATGGAGTTTCTGAACGATTTCCTCGAACAGGAGGCCGATCGCATGCAGCAGTTCCTGGAGATAATCTCCTCGCGACCAGAGCACCCGACCCCCGACTCGATACTGGATTGGGCAGGGTACATCGACCAGGGCAAGCAGCTCTCGATCCTCCACAGTCTGCTCAGCGAGAGTCTGGCCAAGCTGCCGGAGGCCCGACAGCACGAGCTGGATCCCCTGCAGCACATCCTCGACGACATAACCAAAGCCCGAGAGCAGGGAAACCTCGGGATGGCCCTACCAGGCGGATATCTGCCCACATCCACGCACTCGATAGCCACCAGCGAGAACCAGGAGAACCGTCAGCCCGGCACCACGGCCGGCGGCATGGGAATAGGAATGgctgcctcctcctcctcctcgtcggcCGGGGGCGGTCTGGCCGAGCTGCTGCCACAGCAGACACAGCTGGCGCAGCCGCAGCATGCGATTGTGAGCAAACCCCTGTCCGCAGAGCGGGGCATTATGCGGGGTGTCCTGACACCCAATTCCCTGGAGAAGAATATCTTTCGCTATAACGATCCCACAGTCAATGGAATACTCctccaacaacagcaacaacagcagcagcagcaacaacagcagcaacagcagcagcagcagcagcatccgaTGCAGTTGCTCTCCAATTCGCAGAGCTCCATTgctggggtgggggtggggcaGCAGTACGGAGGAGGACTGCAGCATGCCCAATCACAGAGCTCGATGGCCTCATCATCGTTGAAtgggagcagcagcaacctGTTGCATTCGCatacgcagcagcagcagcagcagcacttgCATCATCCCTCGCAGCATATCCACTGCCCGCCCGGACCGCAGACGAGTGCCTCGAGCACAATGGAGCGTATGGATCGCATGGAACGTCTCGGGCAGACCTATCAGTATGTGGTTAATGGCTCTGGGCACATCCACGGCCACGGCCATCAGAATGGCAACGAGTACGAGGGAAGCCACAGTCAGAGTCCCTCATCCACCACCAGATCCAGGACACTGCCGCGCAATGGCAATGGTAGTCCCGGCAATGGCAATGCCAACGCCAATGCCAATccgaataataataatcagaGCGGGGGCAGCTATGATGATATGCATGACAGGGAGTTCCAGATCCAGATCTCAGGGCTCGACACAAGCAGCGCTTTTGTCCGCAAGTCACCCACGCCCATGATGAAGTCCACGAGCGCTGGGGGCCTGGGGGGTGTGTCAGCGGGGGGTGCGGGACGTATGCACCAGCATAAGCTGAATCTGGGGATACCGGATCACTCTGGATCGGGATCGGGCTACccgcgacagcagcagcagcaacaacagcagcagcagcagcttcaaCACCAGTCGAACCTCCATCCCAACTCGAATATGCCCAAGAATCTGGAGGATCTTGACGATCTCCTCAAGTATGCGGAAGAGCATGATGTGGTAGAGCATCACCAGCACCAGCCGCAGCATCCCCAGCAGGGAGGACACCTAAAGCCCAtggctggagcagcagcagcaggaccgGCTCCAGGGAACAGCTCTTCCAACAAGGAGCAACTGTCGGCGAAGAGCAGCCACTGCAGCTCAGGCTATCAGAGCATCTCCACCAATCCCTCGCCCTCGCAGTCCTCCAGCCCCGTGGAGAGTCAACTGAAGGCTGCAATGAATCACCCGCATCACAATGCGCCGCTGGCCTTCAAGAATCCCTCATATCAGCTGCAGAATGGACCTCAGCCCAGAGGAGGAACCACCGCATCCATAGCCACTcctcaacagcagcaacagcagcagcagcaacagtttgGCCAGCGCCTGAAGAAGCCTCTCGGTGCTGGGGTGGTAGCCGCCCGTGCCGCCTTCCTCAACAGCGGCGGGGCCTTGGACCCGGCCACCCTAACGCCCAGCTCCTCAGACGAACAGCTGTCGGCGGAGAACTACTTTAGCTATGCGGCGGCCGCGGCTGCCGGAGCAGGTGCTGGCTCCACCAAAATGGAGGCCCAGCGCTCCctcagcggcggcagcagctcctCGACATCGGCATCGGTCTCCAATCTGGGCGGCAAAGGGTCAGCCGCAGCTTACGGGCGACTCAACGGCGGGGGGCCACTGAAGCGCGAGGATGTTTATGGCAGTGCCGGGGGCGTGAGCATTGGCTATGCCATGTCCACACCCGGACACCATCAGCATCCGCATGCCCATCCGCACCACCAccaacagctgcagcagcaccagcaccagccgcagcagcagttgcaggATCAGATGAAGCAACAGTATCCTGGAAGCACGGCCGGTAGTGTGGGCTCCTCGACATCGGCGACCCAGCGACGTCTCAGCCTCGACTCAGCGCGCACGCTCTCCGACAGCAGCACGGACACAGAGG GACACTGCAGTCAACTGCAGGAGGGGAAGCGACGGCGTCAGTTGCGCAGCagcggcggaggcggaggaggaggggcGAGCACCACCACGGAATCGGGACTGGGAAAGGTCTACGATCAGAACGGCGAGATCCAGTTGCTGCAGCAGAAGCTGGACACGCTGCGGCATACCCTCGACAGGGACGAGGCAGAGCTGCGGGACTCCAGCGATGAGCTGTTTCTGCAACGGGCCGCCGGCAGCAATGGCAGCAACAATCTGAGCCTCCAGTCAGAGTCCACCATGCGCAGCATTATCGATCG ACTCATTACCATGGAGGAGGAGCTGCGTCGAGAGCAGCTAAAGATGTCGCTGGCGCTGTCCCACAAGCAGCGCGTCATCGAGGAACAGGGCCAGCAGATAGCGGCactggatgcggccaatagtCGACTCCTGAGCGCCCTCACCGCCCTGCGACAGCGATACGAGACCCAGCAGCAAGCGCAGCAGCACCAAACGCCACCACCAAAGAACCAGAAGCCACAGTGA